In Lysobacter firmicutimachus, one genomic interval encodes:
- a CDS encoding XdhC family protein: protein MADSPDPTIPQRSAPGGARAVLEASAAAAARGDPAALAVVLETQGSTYVRPAAMALFGARGGQVGWLSGGCIEPEIELRAQEVAHSQGIDWLEIDTRHDEDLFAGSAVGCRGRLRLALLPLAALRDWPVLVDEWRRGHGDLRLEIRGDGALRAAVGDERLRWTLPVNTPPWPGAATAAWSLEVAAPPSVLVLGAGPETPALLPLLRTLGWMTTLVERRPRWTGLAALADHAVERGPAQALALARPHDAAVVMHHHFELDREALEQLGGSPSGQAIGFVGLLGPLARRDDLFRVLPASARDSLSPRLHAPIGLPLGGHGPEAIALSVVAQLQRHRHGGD, encoded by the coding sequence ATGGCCGATTCGCCGGACCCGACCATCCCGCAGCGCAGCGCGCCCGGTGGCGCGCGCGCGGTGCTCGAAGCCAGCGCTGCCGCGGCCGCGCGCGGCGATCCCGCAGCGCTCGCGGTGGTGCTGGAAACCCAGGGCTCGACCTATGTACGGCCGGCGGCGATGGCCTTGTTCGGCGCCCGCGGCGGCCAGGTCGGCTGGCTCAGCGGCGGCTGCATCGAACCGGAGATCGAGCTGCGCGCGCAGGAGGTCGCGCACAGCCAGGGCATCGATTGGCTGGAAATCGACACCCGCCACGACGAGGATCTGTTCGCCGGCTCCGCGGTCGGCTGCCGCGGCCGACTGCGTTTGGCCCTGCTGCCGCTGGCGGCGCTGCGCGACTGGCCGGTGCTGGTCGACGAATGGCGTCGCGGTCACGGCGACCTGCGCCTGGAGATCCGCGGCGACGGCGCGCTGCGCGCCGCAGTCGGCGACGAACGCCTGCGCTGGACCCTGCCGGTCAACACGCCACCGTGGCCGGGCGCCGCGACCGCGGCCTGGTCGCTCGAGGTCGCCGCGCCGCCGTCGGTGCTGGTGCTCGGCGCCGGGCCGGAAACGCCGGCCCTGCTGCCGCTGCTGCGCACCCTGGGCTGGATGACCACCCTGGTCGAACGCCGGCCGCGCTGGACGGGCCTGGCCGCCCTGGCCGACCACGCGGTCGAACGCGGTCCGGCGCAGGCCCTGGCGCTGGCCCGGCCGCACGACGCGGCGGTGGTCATGCACCATCATTTCGAACTCGATCGCGAAGCGCTGGAGCAACTTGGCGGCAGCCCGAGCGGACAGGCGATCGGTTTCGTCGGCCTGCTCGGCCCGCTCGCGCGCCGCGACGACCTGTTCCGGGTGCTGCCGGCTTCGGCGCGCGATTCGCTGAGCCCGCGCCTGCATGCGCCGATCGGCCTGCCGCTGGGCGGCCACGGACCGGAGGCGATCGCGCTGAGCGTGGTCGCGCAACTGCAGCGCCATCGCCACGGCGGAGACTGA
- a CDS encoding (2Fe-2S)-binding protein has translation MKLNVNGREHEIDAPPDMPLLWALRDLMHLTGTKFGCGIAQCGACTVHVDGAPRRACVTPVSSVEGKTIVTIEGLSPDGSHPVQRAWAEVDVVQCGYCQSGQIMSAAALLAKIPAPSDADIDQALSGNLCRCGTYPRIRAAVKRAAEIGKA, from the coding sequence ATGAAGCTCAACGTCAACGGCCGCGAGCACGAGATCGACGCGCCGCCGGACATGCCCCTGCTGTGGGCGCTGCGCGACCTGATGCACCTCACCGGCACCAAGTTCGGCTGCGGCATCGCCCAGTGCGGCGCCTGCACCGTGCACGTCGACGGCGCTCCGCGCCGCGCCTGCGTGACGCCGGTGTCCAGCGTCGAAGGCAAGACCATCGTCACCATCGAGGGACTGTCGCCCGACGGCAGCCACCCGGTGCAACGCGCCTGGGCCGAGGTCGACGTGGTCCAGTGCGGCTATTGCCAGTCCGGCCAGATCATGTCCGCCGCGGCCTTGCTGGCGAAGATTCCCGCGCCCAGCGATGCCGACATCGATCAGGCGCTGTCCGGCAACCTGTGCCGTTGCGGCACCTACCCGCGCATCCGCGCGGCGGTGAAGCGTGCGGCCGAGATCGGCAAGGCCTGA